In Gemmatimonadota bacterium, a single genomic region encodes these proteins:
- a CDS encoding DUF1501 domain-containing protein, with protein sequence IAGLLTDLKARGLLDSTLIVWHGEFGRMPISQRGVGRDHNPGAMTAWMAGAGIRGGQVIGATDEFGYKAVEQPISAHDLHATMLHLLGIDHERLTYRFSGRDVRLTDVAGTLIPQIVG encoded by the coding sequence CCATCGCCGGACTCTTGACGGACCTGAAAGCGCGCGGGCTCCTGGACTCGACGCTCATCGTGTGGCACGGCGAGTTCGGACGCATGCCGATCTCGCAGCGAGGCGTGGGCCGCGACCACAACCCCGGCGCCATGACGGCGTGGATGGCCGGCGCCGGAATCCGTGGCGGGCAAGTGATCGGCGCGACCGACGAGTTCGGCTACAAGGCGGTGGAGCAGCCGATTTCCGCGCACGACCTGCACGCGACGATGCTGCACCTGCTCGGGATCGACCACGAGAGGCTGACGTACCGATTCAGCGGCCGCGACGTGCGGCTCACGGACGTGGCCGGCACGCTGATACCGCAGATCGTCGGCTGA